TTAAATCGAACCAACCTACCACGATCCCTTTGATACATTGTCTTGCCCGGTTTCGGATTTAAACGATGCATCGCGATGATATGTTTTCCGAACCTCCTCAAAAGTCTTCGAATCTTTTCCGGTAATTGTTTACGTCCTTCAGGGCTCAACGGCACCCAATATTCTTCCGGAATCAAAAACGTTTCGACGCTCGAAACTCCATCAATTGTAAGTCTTGTTTTCACCTTTTGATTTTCAGAAAGAATGATTGCTCCCATGCGTGACGCTCCTCCGTTTTTTCTAAAACTTCAACCCATACGGTTCCGAGTGACGTCACCTCGG
The sequence above is a segment of the Leptospira barantonii genome. Coding sequences within it:
- a CDS encoding DUF1564 domain-containing protein, which produces MGAIILSENQKVKTRLTIDGVSSVETFLIPEEYWVPLSPEGRKQLPEKIRRLLRRFGKHIIAMHRLNPKPGKTMYQRDRGRLVRFNVRMSTALGAILGSFAASHGVSRCFLVNYLLWMDEVGIADSIFEIVSVGTPSFHDLYRNILTLDLASNTITREF